In Cherax quadricarinatus isolate ZL_2023a chromosome 61, ASM3850222v1, whole genome shotgun sequence, a single window of DNA contains:
- the LOC128699402 gene encoding chitooligosaccharidolytic beta-N-acetylglucosaminidase, translating to MITKVASDVGRIFLLVCLVFSVPPCSTTFRLTSPWGWRCINETCVKQENDGVRSLADLSTCKLTCGQDSTIWPSPTGFLKIAPQTVHFLLESLTLRGITAPTDQVKELVEKAFHIFRDNVGKNIPEGGGKATVMGPFHKQVTSHRVFVAVTVTGRVTRLSLETSEAYTLGITTRGDVTNATVLAGDFFGARHALETLSQLIEYDELAGVLQIVSTAAVVDAPVYKYRGILLDTSRNFFSVRAIERTLDAMAASKLNTLHWHITDTHSFPLYLESLPRMAFFGAYSPREIYRAADVRHLVEYGRVRGVRVLPEFPAPAHAGNGWQWAQKQGLGKLGVCLNQEPWQSYCVEPPCGQLNIINNNTYNILAQIYKELLDIFSPLDLFHFGGSKVNLNCWNTTEEIVAHLEKEGHGRDHESFYRLWGSFQKSALDLLTQANQGKQIPGILWTSQLTEKDRIESHLDPQQYIIQILTNRTDKMIKSLLTKGYRVIFSNQDAWNLGCGFGNLSPSGKSWCINYKGWQAVYDNSPNNISATLTGSSHRNLILGGEAVLWSHHVDDTTLDSKLWPRGAALAERLWTNPDTNWEAAETRFVHHRQRLVRRGIMAQRVQPEWCRQNEGHCYL from the exons ATGATTACAAAAGTAGCGTCAGATGTGGGGAGGATCTTCCTGTTGGTGTGTCTGGTCTTCAGCGTCCCACCCTGCAGCACCACCTTCAG GTTAACGAGTCCATGGGGATGGAGGTGTATAAATGAGACATGCGTGAAGCAGGAGAACGATGGTGTTCGCAGCCTAGCTGATCTCAGCACATGTAAACTGACCTGTGGTCAAGACAGCACCATCTGGCCCTCACCCACAGGCTTCCTCAAAATAGCTCCACAG ACTGTCCACTTCCTGCTGGAGTCCCTGACGCTGCGAGGGATAACAGCTCCGACGGATCAAGTAAAGGAACTGGTAGAGAAGGCCTTCCATATCTTCAGAGACAATGTGGGAAAAAACATACCTGAGGGAGGAGGCAAAGCAACGGTGATGGGCCCCTTCCACAAACAG GTGACCAGTCATCGTGTGTTCGTAGCTGTAACTGTTACAGGAAGAGTCACTAGACTGTCACTGGAGACGTCAGAGGCCTACACCCTGGGCATCACCACCCGGGGGGACGTTACCAATGCTACAGTCCTCGCTGGTGACTTCTTCGGCGCACGTCATGCCTTGGAGACGCTCTCTCAGCTGATCGAGTACGATGAATTGGCTGGCGTTCTTCAG ATCGTGTCTACGGCGGCAGTGGTCGACGCTCCAGTCTACAAGTACCGAGGCATTCTCCTTGATACCTCCCGAAACTTCTTCAGCGTGAGGGCCATTGAACGCACCTTGGACGCAATGGCGGCCAGCAAGCTCAACACACTCCACTGGCACATCACAGACACACACTCCTTTCCACTGTACCTTGAGAGCCTACCCAGAATGGCTTTCTTTGGCGCCTATTCACCCCGTGAGATCTATCGGGCGGCAGATGTTCGGCACCTGGTGGAATACGGTCGTGTGAGAGGGGTTCGGGTGCTGCCTGAGTTTCCTGCTCCTGCCCACGCAGGCAACGGGTGGCAGTGGGCCCAGAAGCAGGGTTTGGGCAAGCTAGGTGTCTGTCTCAACCAG GAGCCGTGGCAGTCATACTGTGTGGAGCCGCCCTGTGGTCaactcaacatcatcaacaacaacacgtaCAACATCTTGGCTCAGATCTACAAGGAACTGCTGGACATTTTCTCTCCGCTTGACCTGTTTCATTTCGGAGGAAGCAAG GTGAACCTTAACTGCTGGAACACGACAGAAGAGATCGTGGCCCATCTAGAGAAAGAGGGCCATGGCCGAGACCACGAATCGTTTTACAGACTTTGGGGAAGCTTCCAGAAGTCTGCTCTCGACCTCCTTACTCAAGCCAACCAGGGTAAACAGATTCCTGGCATCTTATGGACCTCTCAACTTACGGAGAAGGATCGCATTGAGAGTCACCTAGACCCACAGCAATATATCATCCAGATCCTAACGAATAGGACTGATAAGATGATCAAGAGCCTACTAACAAAGGGTTATCGGGTTATCTTCAGCAACCAGGATGCCTGGAATTTGGGATGTGGGTTTGGAAACCTGAGTCCTAGTGGTAAAAGTTGGTGTATTAACTACAAGGGCTGGCAAGCCGTCTACGACAACAGTCCGAACAACATTTCAGCAACACTTACTGGATCTTCACACAGAAATCTTATTCTTGGAGGAGAGGCAGTCCTCTGGAGTCATCATGTGGACGACACCACTCTAGATTCAAAG CTTTGGCCCCGTGGAGCGGCTCTGGCTGAGCGCTTGTGGACCAACCCAGACACCAACTGGGAAGCCGCAGAGACCCGCTTCGTCCACCACAGACAACGACTGGTCAGGAGGGGTATTATGGCCCAGCGTGTCCAGCCCGAATGGTGCCGCCAGAACGAAGGTCACTGTTACCTGTGA